Proteins encoded within one genomic window of Amorphoplanes friuliensis DSM 7358:
- a CDS encoding Nramp family divalent metal transporter produces MARSQTTDDLDTRSLPEPLSLRRMVGPGVVAVGIGMAAGEIILWPYLTAIGGLGLLWLAFTTLAVQFVINMEIERYTLATGQTVVAGFSRWWKGWGIIICLAGAFQYVWPGWATSGSTVFTYLVGGGDPVWITVASLVIVGVLLSVSKVVYTTVERVEIVKVGLTLFFLLVVVIFVISLSTWGEGARETVTGFGRIPEGITFTLLLSAIGAAGAGGVHNLVLSNWIRDKRYGMGAHVPRLVSPITGREEAAGTTDRYALALDDANLSRWNIWWKRANAEHLVTFVAVCFATITIMCLLAYETLFGRDDLKSDASFLRIEADILADQVGTWLKILFLAVAAVSLWAASMGLLDIIGRVASDFLRRNYLTNSARWTEPRLYLVVVWAEIVLGSLILLAGFTQPLGLLIVSTCAASVVTLLYSVLLVRLNTRDLPAPVRLRGWRLGGMLIAIGFYGFFAIAMLITQLQRL; encoded by the coding sequence ATGGCCCGTTCTCAGACCACCGACGACCTCGACACCCGGTCCCTCCCCGAACCCCTCTCCCTGCGCCGGATGGTCGGCCCCGGCGTGGTCGCCGTCGGCATCGGCATGGCCGCGGGCGAGATCATCCTGTGGCCGTACCTGACCGCGATCGGCGGGCTGGGACTCCTCTGGCTCGCCTTCACGACCCTCGCCGTCCAGTTCGTCATCAACATGGAGATCGAGCGATACACCCTGGCGACCGGCCAGACCGTCGTCGCCGGCTTCTCCCGCTGGTGGAAAGGCTGGGGCATCATCATCTGTCTCGCGGGCGCCTTCCAGTACGTGTGGCCGGGCTGGGCGACGAGCGGCTCGACCGTCTTCACGTACCTGGTCGGCGGCGGTGACCCGGTCTGGATCACAGTGGCCAGCCTGGTCATCGTCGGTGTGCTGCTCTCCGTCTCCAAAGTCGTCTACACCACGGTCGAGCGCGTCGAGATCGTCAAGGTCGGCCTGACCCTGTTCTTCCTGCTCGTGGTGGTCATCTTCGTGATCTCACTGAGCACCTGGGGCGAAGGCGCCCGCGAAACCGTCACCGGCTTCGGCCGCATCCCCGAAGGCATCACCTTCACCCTCCTCCTGAGCGCCATCGGCGCAGCCGGCGCCGGCGGCGTCCACAACCTCGTCCTGAGCAACTGGATCCGCGACAAGCGCTACGGCATGGGCGCCCACGTCCCCCGCCTGGTCTCACCCATCACCGGCCGCGAGGAAGCCGCCGGCACCACCGACCGGTACGCCCTCGCCCTCGACGACGCCAACCTCAGCCGCTGGAACATCTGGTGGAAGCGCGCCAACGCCGAACACCTCGTCACCTTCGTCGCCGTGTGCTTCGCAACCATCACGATCATGTGCCTGCTCGCGTACGAGACGCTGTTCGGCCGTGACGACCTCAAGAGCGACGCATCGTTCCTGCGCATCGAGGCCGACATCCTCGCCGACCAGGTCGGCACCTGGCTAAAGATCCTCTTCCTGGCCGTCGCCGCGGTCTCCCTCTGGGCGGCCTCGATGGGCTTGCTGGACATCATCGGCCGGGTCGCGTCCGACTTCCTGCGCCGCAACTACCTGACGAACTCGGCCCGCTGGACCGAACCCCGCCTCTACCTGGTCGTCGTCTGGGCCGAGATCGTGCTGGGCTCACTGATCCTGCTGGCCGGCTTCACCCAGCCCCTCGGCCTCCTGATCGTCTCAACTTGCGCGGCGTCGGTGGTCACGCTGCTCTACTCGGTCCTTCTTGTCCGCCTCAACACCCGAGACCTGCCTGCCCCTGTACGCCTGCGTGGCTGGCGCCTCGGCGGGATGCTCATCGCGATCGGCTTCTACGGCTTCTTCGCCATCGCCATGCTCATCACCCAACTCCAACGCCTGTAA
- a CDS encoding MFS transporter, which produces MGRSFGWLWTAFAASTLGTWLGFGAFPLIAIQVLGTGPAAVSALAAAGLAAGAVLALPLGPWVEGRRKKPIMVATDVLRAAALLSIPITYALGLLTYAQLLAVSVIAAAANIGFTSASGAYLKSLVRPDQLLPANGRIESTMWTATAIGPPLGGAAIGLLGPVATLLANASGFLLSAAAIGMIRKPEAAPPPSPTRLRAADLAQGWRFILADRELRPLFLNTVAVNALILATEPLLAVLLLGELHWAPWQYGLAFGLPCLGGLLGAQLAPRLTSRYGHRRVLLTTGVLRAVWPLGLIFVTPGLQGVLLVITVEFALITCIGIFNPLYATTRLNRVPPGRVGRVLVSWSISSSITIAALTAVWGLLAAVTSPRFAIGAAGVLLLATPLLLRRPGSEPLPTAVDARSEAQPTV; this is translated from the coding sequence ATGGGACGCTCGTTCGGCTGGTTGTGGACGGCTTTCGCGGCGAGCACGCTGGGCACGTGGCTCGGGTTCGGGGCGTTCCCTCTGATCGCCATCCAGGTCCTCGGCACCGGCCCGGCCGCCGTCTCCGCCCTGGCCGCAGCCGGACTGGCCGCGGGTGCCGTGCTCGCCCTCCCCCTCGGCCCGTGGGTCGAAGGCCGGCGCAAGAAGCCGATCATGGTCGCCACCGACGTTCTGCGCGCCGCTGCCCTGCTGAGCATCCCGATCACGTACGCGCTCGGGCTTCTGACCTATGCCCAGCTCCTGGCCGTCTCGGTCATCGCCGCGGCCGCGAACATCGGCTTCACGTCCGCGAGCGGCGCGTACCTGAAGTCGCTCGTCCGCCCCGACCAGCTGCTGCCGGCCAACGGCCGCATCGAATCAACAATGTGGACCGCCACCGCGATCGGCCCACCACTGGGCGGCGCGGCCATCGGCCTCCTCGGCCCCGTCGCCACCCTGCTCGCCAACGCATCCGGCTTCCTGCTCTCCGCCGCCGCAATCGGCATGATCCGCAAACCCGAAGCCGCCCCACCGCCCAGCCCCACCCGCCTCCGCGCGGCCGACCTGGCGCAGGGCTGGCGTTTCATCCTCGCCGACCGCGAACTCCGCCCCCTGTTCCTCAACACCGTTGCTGTGAACGCCCTCATCCTGGCGACCGAACCACTCCTGGCCGTCCTGCTCCTGGGCGAGCTCCACTGGGCGCCCTGGCAGTACGGCCTCGCCTTCGGACTCCCCTGCCTCGGCGGCCTCCTGGGCGCCCAGCTCGCTCCCCGCCTCACCTCCCGCTACGGTCACCGCCGGGTCCTGCTGACCACGGGGGTGCTGCGGGCGGTGTGGCCGCTCGGCCTGATCTTCGTCACGCCGGGCCTGCAGGGGGTTTTGCTGGTCATCACTGTCGAGTTCGCTCTGATCACCTGCATTGGTATCTTCAACCCGCTCTACGCCACGACCCGGCTCAATCGTGTGCCGCCCGGGCGTGTCGGGCGGGTTCTGGTCTCCTGGAGCATCAGCAGCTCGATCACGATCGCTGCGTTGACCGCCGTGTGGGGCTTGCTGGCCGCGGTCACCAGTCCCCGCTTCGCCATCGGCGCCGCCGGCGTTCTTCTCCTGGCCACCCCGTTGTTGCTCCGTCGCCCGGGGTCTGAGCCTCTGCCGACGGCTGTTGACGCCCGATCAGAGGCGCAACCTACGGTGTGA